From a region of the Hyalangium minutum genome:
- a CDS encoding PLP-dependent aminotransferase family protein, whose amino-acid sequence MDLHIDLKRRRDRAGQIYRGVRAAILDGRLRRGDRLPPTREMAQRLEVSRNTVAAAYEWLIAEGLVSGQAGAGSFVQGEPPPASPRRRAKAGALLQSRALWRELPGPRERLGPSAYDFRAGMPDAQLFPFETWRRFSARQLRAAVLSAEYGEPAGHPTLRAAVARHIGLARGVQADAEDVIITHGAQQAFDLIGRVLIDPGTCVVVEEPGYPPPGLLFQSLGARVVRVPVDAEGLDVSALPSEARLVYVTPSHQFPLGVAMSPARRTALLAWAEQRNAVVIEDDYDSEFRFGGRPLETLHSLDRSGRVIYVGSFSKVMLPALRLGYLVAPPALQPALRAAKHLSDWHCQWPEQAALARFIDEGQLARHIRKMRREYEARHERIHHTLLRDFDPWLEPVPSVAGLHLSATFKDTSAKLEREVVARAKVAGVGLHPLSGFYAHRPARPGLVLGYGAIATHRIDEGLRRLRASLSAVTRGA is encoded by the coding sequence ATGGATCTCCACATCGACTTGAAGCGCCGGCGCGATCGGGCGGGCCAGATCTACAGAGGCGTCCGAGCAGCAATCCTCGATGGGCGGCTCCGCCGGGGCGACCGGCTGCCACCGACCCGCGAGATGGCCCAGCGGCTCGAGGTTTCCCGCAACACCGTGGCCGCCGCCTACGAGTGGCTGATCGCGGAGGGGCTCGTCTCCGGCCAAGCCGGTGCGGGCAGCTTCGTCCAGGGGGAGCCCCCACCGGCCTCGCCCCGCAGGCGGGCGAAGGCAGGGGCCCTGTTGCAGAGCCGAGCGCTCTGGAGAGAACTCCCTGGCCCGCGCGAACGCTTGGGTCCTTCGGCCTACGACTTCCGCGCGGGCATGCCCGACGCACAGTTGTTCCCCTTTGAGACCTGGCGCCGCTTCTCCGCGCGCCAGCTTCGCGCCGCAGTGCTCAGCGCGGAGTACGGAGAGCCTGCGGGTCATCCGACACTGCGTGCGGCGGTGGCGAGGCACATCGGGCTGGCGCGCGGTGTCCAGGCGGACGCCGAGGATGTGATCATCACCCACGGGGCGCAGCAGGCATTCGATCTGATCGGGCGCGTGCTCATCGATCCAGGAACGTGCGTCGTCGTCGAGGAGCCGGGCTACCCTCCCCCAGGACTGCTCTTCCAGTCGCTCGGTGCGCGGGTGGTGCGCGTCCCGGTGGATGCCGAGGGTCTGGACGTCAGCGCGCTCCCCTCGGAGGCCCGGCTCGTCTACGTCACCCCCTCCCACCAGTTCCCGCTGGGAGTGGCGATGTCACCCGCGCGCCGGACAGCCCTGCTGGCCTGGGCAGAGCAACGGAACGCGGTGGTGATCGAGGACGACTACGACAGCGAGTTCCGCTTCGGTGGCCGCCCCCTCGAGACGCTTCACAGTCTGGATCGCTCGGGCCGGGTGATCTACGTGGGCTCGTTCTCGAAGGTGATGCTCCCAGCCCTTCGGCTGGGATACCTGGTCGCCCCGCCCGCGCTTCAGCCAGCGCTCCGGGCCGCGAAGCACCTCAGCGACTGGCACTGTCAGTGGCCCGAGCAGGCTGCCCTGGCCCGCTTCATCGACGAGGGACAGCTGGCGCGGCACATCCGCAAGATGCGGCGCGAATATGAGGCGCGGCACGAGCGCATCCACCACACCCTGCTCCGCGACTTCGACCCATGGCTGGAGCCGGTGCCTTCAGTGGCCGGCCTGCACTTGAGCGCGACCTTCAAGGACACGAGCGCCAAGCTGGAGCGAGAGGTGGTGGCGAGAGCGAAGGTGGCAGGGGTCGGACTGCACCCATTGTCGGGCTTCTACGCGCACCGCCCGGCGCGGCCGGGGCTGGTCCTCGGCTACGGAGCCATCGCCACCCACCGCATCGACGAGGGACTCCGGCGGTTGCGCGCCAGCCTCTCGGCTGTAACGCGGGGGGCCTAA
- a CDS encoding 2,4'-dihydroxyacetophenone dioxygenase family protein has product MSQPAAVGSRPVDTERIPWIPQSPGNSFKPLRFLPEDRGWVLLLRLEPGTAISRHRHTGEVHAFNLSGQRKLLETGEVVGPGGYVYEPANNVDSWMAVGTEPVIVHITVYGAVEYLNERGEITRRYTSSTQQEVYRRFCAEHGLPMLDLTA; this is encoded by the coding sequence ATGTCGCAACCTGCCGCCGTTGGTTCCCGTCCCGTCGATACCGAGCGCATTCCCTGGATCCCGCAGAGCCCCGGCAACTCCTTCAAGCCTCTGCGTTTCTTGCCCGAGGACCGCGGCTGGGTCCTGCTGCTCCGGCTCGAGCCGGGGACCGCCATCTCCCGGCACCGCCACACGGGCGAGGTGCACGCCTTCAACCTCTCGGGCCAGCGCAAGCTTCTCGAGACCGGAGAGGTGGTGGGTCCGGGTGGTTACGTCTACGAGCCCGCCAACAACGTCGACAGTTGGATGGCCGTGGGCACCGAGCCAGTGATTGTCCACATCACCGTGTACGGCGCGGTCGAATACCTCAACGAGCGCGGGGAGATCACCCGGCGCTACACGTCGAGCACGCAGCAGGAGGTGTACCGGAGGTTCTGCGCCGAGCACGGACTGCCGATGCTCGATCTGACGGCCTGA
- a CDS encoding ceramidase, producing the protein MQETATGFWGPTTSTVDWCETNYEHLYYVGELFNSASSLAMVFAGVLGIVLHRHVLERRFMLAFAMVSVVGLGSIAFHATLLRQAQMMDEVPMLWLVLVILFILLENKPERRFGNWFPLLLLGHAVLITSLNAFTNGPLQFYLFHASFASLELFALGRVYFIHRRNQDRTIRRVYRLGMSAYALAFAVWFTDLRACFTLNVTLPSLGIPNPQLHAWWHILVSCGFYALLLVIAHDRLRTLGRSPQVHFIAGFIPFVRPTMP; encoded by the coding sequence ATGCAAGAGACGGCCACGGGCTTCTGGGGACCCACCACTTCCACGGTGGACTGGTGCGAGACGAACTACGAGCACCTCTATTATGTGGGTGAGCTGTTCAACTCGGCCTCCAGCCTGGCGATGGTGTTCGCGGGCGTGCTGGGCATCGTCCTCCACCGCCACGTGCTGGAGCGCCGCTTCATGCTCGCGTTCGCCATGGTGTCCGTCGTCGGGCTGGGGAGCATCGCCTTCCACGCGACGCTCCTCCGCCAGGCCCAGATGATGGACGAGGTTCCCATGCTTTGGCTGGTCCTGGTGATCCTCTTCATCCTGCTGGAGAACAAGCCCGAGCGGCGGTTCGGGAACTGGTTTCCCCTGTTGCTGCTCGGACACGCGGTGCTCATCACGAGCCTCAACGCGTTCACGAACGGCCCCCTTCAGTTCTACCTCTTCCATGCGAGCTTCGCGTCGCTGGAGCTGTTCGCGCTGGGCCGCGTCTACTTCATCCACCGCCGCAACCAGGACCGGACGATCCGGCGCGTCTACCGGTTGGGGATGAGCGCCTATGCGCTGGCGTTCGCAGTGTGGTTCACCGACCTGCGCGCCTGCTTCACGCTCAACGTGACGCTGCCCTCCCTGGGGATCCCCAACCCGCAGCTCCACGCGTGGTGGCACATCCTCGTGTCCTGCGGGTTCTACGCGCTCCTGCTGGTGATCGCCCATGACCGGCTGCGGACGCTCGGCCGATCCCCTCAGGTGCACTTCATCGCCGGATTCATTCCCTTCGTGCGGCCCACGATGCCGTGA
- a CDS encoding gamma-glutamylcyclotransferase, whose translation MTGESGDSDAPMWIFGYGSLIFRPSFPYEERREAWLRDWSRRFWQSSTDHRGVPEAPGRVVTLVPEPGARCWGMAYRIASERVAEVLTHLDWREQGGYERHPVALETREGPIPQAVVYLAGPSNPQYVGPLTVAEIAAVVRSAHGPSGSNREYVQRLAEALAQAGEHDAHVAELLRLL comes from the coding sequence GTGACTGGAGAATCTGGGGATTCGGACGCGCCCATGTGGATCTTCGGCTACGGCTCTCTCATCTTCCGCCCCTCCTTTCCGTATGAAGAGCGCCGCGAGGCGTGGCTGCGGGACTGGAGCCGGCGCTTCTGGCAGAGCTCCACGGATCACCGGGGCGTGCCGGAAGCTCCGGGACGGGTGGTGACGTTGGTGCCCGAGCCCGGTGCGCGCTGCTGGGGCATGGCCTACCGGATCGCCTCCGAGCGCGTGGCGGAAGTGCTGACCCACCTGGATTGGCGGGAGCAAGGCGGCTACGAGCGGCACCCCGTGGCGCTGGAGACGCGCGAAGGGCCCATCCCGCAGGCCGTGGTGTACCTGGCAGGGCCGTCGAACCCTCAATACGTGGGGCCGTTGACGGTAGCGGAGATCGCGGCGGTGGTGCGCTCCGCTCACGGGCCCAGCGGTTCGAATCGCGAGTACGTGCAGCGGCTGGCCGAGGCCCTGGCCCAAGCCGGTGAGCACGACGCGCACGTGGCGGAGCTGTTGCGGCTGCTGTAG
- a CDS encoding serine/threonine-protein kinase, giving the protein MPATPPQASQSTRLLQEYLEQDVVPRETSIARFMRGMMALGCGASFALVGAIGWGLALSLAGLTGGLALYYSITLWFLRRGHYHPALPWVDTAITVSIPAVACAIEVNFHGPVYALTTPPVLAWGALIVVCAMRAGKLLAYYAASIAALEYLLLYLFIMRPLLPDEPLTTLTPPMIVLRCVFLFAYGPLTATLASIIVHKAEAALRAIREKDVMGKYLLHERLGAGGMAEVFRATYSPEGGFEKQVAVKRVLPAYADDEQFLALFRREAELGSLLIHPNIVQVLDLGRHKDTVFLAMEYVQGLPLSSLLKRLPAYRLPPAAATYLGAEIASALAYMHARADSRGEPMGLVHRDLNPPNILLSRIGEVKLSDFGIARAANRGALTQAETVRGKAGYMAPEQVRADPLDGRADLFALGLTLHEVLTGEPLLQGNNQALLMLASLNQELLPPSHFVPGISRALDGIVMGLLQRDLDKRTPSGEVLHQQLMALTGPEAPLPHGRRQLIELVTQAMAQPSAPSTPESEIATVPAARARPIHP; this is encoded by the coding sequence ATGCCGGCCACTCCCCCCCAGGCGTCGCAGTCCACTCGGCTGCTGCAGGAGTACCTGGAACAAGACGTTGTCCCCCGCGAGACGTCCATCGCCCGCTTCATGCGCGGCATGATGGCGCTCGGCTGTGGGGCCTCCTTCGCCCTGGTGGGCGCCATCGGCTGGGGCCTGGCGCTGAGCCTCGCGGGACTCACGGGCGGCCTGGCCCTCTACTACTCGATCACGCTCTGGTTTCTGCGGCGAGGCCACTACCACCCTGCCCTCCCCTGGGTGGACACCGCCATCACCGTGTCCATCCCCGCGGTGGCCTGCGCCATCGAGGTGAACTTCCACGGCCCCGTCTACGCGCTCACCACGCCTCCGGTGCTCGCCTGGGGTGCCCTCATCGTGGTGTGCGCCATGAGGGCGGGAAAGCTCCTGGCCTACTACGCGGCGTCGATCGCGGCCCTGGAGTACCTGCTGCTCTACTTGTTCATCATGCGGCCCCTGCTGCCTGACGAGCCGCTGACCACCCTGACGCCGCCGATGATCGTGCTGCGCTGCGTGTTCCTCTTCGCTTACGGACCGCTGACCGCCACGCTGGCCAGCATCATCGTCCACAAGGCCGAGGCCGCCCTGCGCGCCATCCGTGAGAAGGACGTCATGGGCAAGTACCTCCTCCATGAGCGGCTGGGCGCGGGAGGCATGGCCGAGGTGTTTCGCGCCACCTACAGCCCCGAGGGCGGCTTCGAGAAGCAGGTGGCCGTCAAGCGCGTGCTGCCCGCCTACGCGGACGACGAGCAGTTCCTCGCCCTGTTCCGGCGCGAGGCCGAGCTGGGCTCGCTGCTCATCCACCCCAACATCGTCCAGGTGCTGGACCTCGGGCGCCACAAGGACACCGTCTTCCTCGCGATGGAGTACGTGCAAGGCTTGCCGCTGAGCAGCCTGCTCAAGCGTCTGCCCGCTTACCGGCTGCCCCCGGCCGCGGCCACCTATCTCGGTGCGGAGATCGCCTCGGCGCTCGCGTACATGCACGCCCGCGCGGACTCTCGCGGCGAACCCATGGGCCTCGTCCACCGCGATCTCAACCCGCCCAACATCCTGCTGTCGCGCATTGGTGAGGTGAAGCTGTCGGACTTCGGCATCGCTCGCGCGGCCAACCGCGGCGCCCTCACCCAGGCCGAGACGGTGCGAGGCAAGGCGGGCTACATGGCCCCCGAGCAGGTCCGCGCCGATCCCCTCGATGGCCGGGCAGACCTCTTCGCGCTGGGCCTCACCCTCCACGAGGTGCTCACCGGAGAGCCGCTTCTGCAGGGCAACAACCAGGCGCTGCTGATGTTGGCCTCCTTGAATCAGGAGCTGCTGCCACCTTCCCACTTCGTGCCCGGCATCTCTCGCGCACTGGACGGCATCGTCATGGGCCTCCTGCAGCGGGACCTGGACAAGCGCACGCCCTCGGGTGAGGTGCTCCATCAGCAGTTGATGGCGCTCACCGGTCCGGAGGCGCCCCTGCCCCACGGCCGGAGGCAGTTGATCGAGCTGGTCACGCAAGCCATGGCCCAGCCCTCCGCTCCGTCCACGCCCGAGTCCGAGATCGCCACCGTGCCCGCAGCGCGCGCCCGCCCCATCCACCCGTAG
- a CDS encoding DUF1775 domain-containing protein — MKRTVAAVLAITGAFLVPGVALAHIAVSSGPGFANTTQEIAFGVGHGCEGADTYSVKVDIPAGVTSVRPVRSDFGNVSVEKNAQGDVIAVVWQKADADVLPSDLSYYKLVIRLKVPNQPFTTLYFPTHQTCKASNGTLTTVDWVGTPTTTGGTTAPEPAPELRIVPARKAGWNKYTVPAAVTDLSLFFGDAQIVWKGTAAYSANASTAELAKTTSGVSELTSLQANDEIWVRY; from the coding sequence ATGAAGCGGACTGTCGCGGCGGTGCTGGCTATCACAGGAGCCTTCTTGGTGCCCGGAGTGGCCCTTGCACACATCGCGGTGTCTTCGGGCCCAGGCTTCGCCAACACGACTCAGGAGATCGCCTTCGGAGTGGGGCATGGCTGTGAGGGAGCGGATACCTACAGCGTGAAGGTCGACATCCCCGCGGGGGTGACGTCGGTGCGCCCCGTACGCAGTGACTTTGGCAATGTGTCTGTCGAGAAGAACGCGCAGGGCGATGTGATCGCCGTTGTCTGGCAGAAGGCAGACGCCGATGTGCTCCCGAGTGACCTCAGCTATTACAAACTCGTGATCCGGCTCAAGGTTCCCAACCAGCCGTTCACGACCCTGTACTTCCCGACCCATCAAACCTGCAAGGCGAGCAACGGGACCCTCACGACGGTCGACTGGGTCGGCACGCCCACGACCACAGGGGGAACGACGGCGCCGGAGCCCGCGCCAGAGCTGCGGATTGTCCCCGCGAGGAAGGCCGGTTGGAACAAGTACACGGTGCCGGCGGCTGTGACGGACCTGAGCCTCTTCTTCGGGGACGCACAGATCGTGTGGAAGGGGACCGCGGCCTATAGCGCCAACGCCTCTACTGCGGAGCTTGCGAAGACGACCTCGGGCGTCTCCGAGCTCACGTCGCTCCAGGCCAACGATGAGATCTGGGTGAGGTACTGA
- a CDS encoding cold-shock protein — translation MAIGTVKWFNDAKGFGFITQEGAGEDLFCHHSAIQADGFRSLQEGQKVQFDVARGPKGLQAQNVRPV, via the coding sequence ATGGCAATTGGTACCGTGAAGTGGTTCAACGACGCGAAGGGCTTCGGTTTCATCACGCAGGAGGGCGCGGGCGAGGATCTCTTCTGCCATCACAGCGCGATCCAGGCCGATGGCTTCCGTTCCCTGCAGGAAGGGCAGAAGGTCCAGTTCGATGTGGCCCGCGGCCCCAAGGGTCTGCAGGCGCAGAACGTCCGCCCCGTCTAA
- a CDS encoding kelch repeat-containing protein → MKSLSTSLWLALTLVLVTGCSPSAPITSAVQVAVSVPQALSSSDVTRVQVTVSASDMASLSVELASSNGSWGGLIGNIPAGSNRSFLAQAYDASGTLRFQGQTSGVTLFPNQTTAVALILQELSPPPPYANEAPVIDSLVASSTSVLTGGALSLTAIVHDPNPGDTLSLAWTASGGSFSDPAAASTSWTAPSSVGVQTLTLTVTDSQGAAVSVSLAVNVSSDGAAAGNAALNISFNLWPVISKVSASRNLLDAGQSTSVSTLASDADGDALSYAWTASCPGTWTHASSSTASFIPSSVPAGACNNCRLTVTVQDGRGGQNTGSLSLCVAASSPERFAPRFSQFYQSATSTSPGQTVTFDVTALDPQSASLTFAWTATYGSLGTPAHGASTSRIIWTAPSCTPASTASVITVTVTNAFNLSATQSFSVAGLPACVSGWAATGSMASPRYQHTATLLPNGKVLNVGGRYNGGSTDIVAMAEVYDPATGTWSAAGSLVAPRFQHTATLLPNGKVLVAGGRGTGYLASAEVYDPVTGSWSAIASMASPRLLHTATLLPNGKVLVAGGYTGSSYTASAEVYDPATGTWSATGSMVAPRYVHTATLLSNGKVLVAGGYNSSSTYLRTAEVYDPATGFWSAVGSMSTYRGFHPATLLANGKVLVSGGNRSSTDSSATADLYDPATGTWSVTGSMVSIRSGHPAVLLPNGKVLVAGGSGTSTVESYNPALGTWSAAVPMAAVRSGHTATLLTNGTVLVSGGTNGSSGVLTTAAVYSP, encoded by the coding sequence TTGAAAAGCCTCTCCACCAGCCTGTGGCTGGCACTCACGCTGGTGCTGGTCACGGGCTGCTCGCCTTCTGCTCCCATCACCAGCGCTGTCCAGGTTGCCGTCTCCGTCCCCCAGGCTCTCTCCTCCAGTGACGTCACCCGCGTCCAAGTGACGGTCTCTGCCTCGGACATGGCCTCCCTCTCCGTCGAGCTGGCTTCGTCCAACGGCTCCTGGGGCGGCCTCATCGGCAACATCCCGGCGGGTTCCAACCGCTCCTTCCTCGCTCAGGCTTACGACGCCTCCGGCACCCTGCGCTTCCAGGGACAGACCTCGGGCGTCACCCTTTTCCCCAACCAGACCACCGCCGTCGCCCTCATCCTCCAGGAGCTTTCTCCTCCTCCTCCCTACGCCAATGAGGCCCCCGTCATTGATTCCCTGGTGGCCTCCTCCACTTCTGTCCTGACGGGCGGCGCGCTCTCCCTCACTGCCATCGTTCACGATCCCAACCCGGGTGACACCCTCTCCTTGGCGTGGACCGCTTCTGGCGGCTCCTTCTCTGACCCCGCCGCCGCCTCCACCTCTTGGACGGCGCCTTCCTCCGTCGGCGTCCAGACCCTTACCCTCACCGTGACGGACTCCCAGGGCGCCGCCGTCTCCGTCTCCTTGGCCGTCAACGTCTCCTCCGACGGCGCCGCTGCTGGCAACGCCGCCCTCAACATCTCCTTCAACCTCTGGCCTGTCATCTCCAAGGTCTCCGCCTCGCGCAACCTCCTCGACGCAGGACAGTCCACCTCCGTCTCCACCCTGGCCTCCGACGCGGATGGCGATGCGCTCTCCTACGCGTGGACTGCCTCTTGCCCGGGCACCTGGACCCACGCCTCTTCCAGCACCGCCTCCTTCATCCCTTCCTCGGTTCCCGCAGGCGCCTGCAACAACTGCCGCCTGACCGTCACCGTTCAGGATGGACGCGGTGGGCAGAACACGGGCTCCCTCTCCCTCTGCGTCGCCGCATCCTCTCCCGAGCGTTTCGCTCCCCGCTTCTCCCAGTTCTACCAGTCCGCCACTTCCACCTCTCCGGGCCAGACGGTGACCTTTGACGTCACCGCCCTGGACCCTCAGTCCGCTTCCCTGACGTTTGCGTGGACCGCCACTTACGGCTCACTGGGCACACCCGCCCACGGCGCCTCCACCAGCCGCATTATCTGGACGGCCCCCTCCTGTACTCCCGCGAGCACTGCCTCGGTCATCACCGTGACCGTCACCAACGCCTTCAACCTGTCCGCCACTCAGAGCTTCTCGGTGGCAGGCTTGCCCGCCTGTGTCTCGGGGTGGGCCGCCACGGGCTCCATGGCCTCGCCTCGCTACCAGCACACGGCGACGCTGCTGCCCAACGGCAAGGTTCTTAACGTGGGGGGCCGCTACAACGGCGGTAGCACCGACATCGTGGCGATGGCGGAGGTGTACGACCCGGCCACGGGCACCTGGAGCGCAGCCGGTTCCCTGGTCGCGCCTCGCTTCCAGCACACGGCGACGCTGCTGCCCAACGGCAAGGTCCTCGTCGCGGGAGGACGCGGCACCGGCTACCTCGCATCGGCGGAGGTGTACGACCCGGTCACGGGCTCCTGGAGCGCGATCGCCTCCATGGCCTCGCCTCGCCTCCTGCACACGGCAACGCTGCTGCCCAATGGCAAGGTCCTCGTCGCGGGGGGATACACCGGCAGCAGCTACACGGCATCGGCGGAGGTGTACGACCCGGCCACGGGCACCTGGAGCGCGACCGGTTCCATGGTTGCGCCTCGCTACGTCCACACGGCGACGCTCCTGTCCAACGGCAAGGTCCTCGTCGCGGGGGGATACAACAGCAGCAGCACCTACCTGAGGACGGCGGAGGTGTACGACCCGGCTACGGGCTTCTGGAGTGCTGTCGGTTCCATGAGCACTTATCGCGGTTTCCACCCGGCGACGCTCTTGGCCAACGGCAAAGTCCTCGTCTCGGGGGGAAATCGAAGCAGCACCGACTCCTCGGCGACGGCGGATTTGTACGACCCGGCCACGGGCACCTGGAGCGTGACGGGTTCCATGGTCTCGATTCGCAGTGGCCACCCGGCAGTGTTGCTGCCCAATGGCAAGGTGCTCGTCGCGGGGGGAAGTGGCACCTCGACGGTGGAGTCATACAACCCAGCCTTGGGGACCTGGAGCGCTGCTGTTCCCATGGCTGCTGTTCGCAGTGGCCACACGGCGACGCTGCTGACCAATGGCACGGTCCTCGTCTCAGGGGGAACCAATGGGAGCAGCGGCGTCCTCACGACGGCGGCGGTGTACTCGCCCTGA
- a CDS encoding DUF5953 family protein → MTPRKRLDLTVYAPALVANDGRTLAVVRGMERALPGLRLEWRVTEKRRLALLPQRDEWLSEAAARGKFPLVCNGDNRFPVKISGLTTPASQAPGGQSLLDVHAKMPLDTAVIAAAGEMLERVAEGACAFWGHATPDDAALDIAYQTAPTREGPPSPRRGLPALKLLEQIRAPEIPYFLGWLNYWSAAAARVIGFPDPARDAELLTRARRTAAGGWVVQLTDAPLDFDNPAHLDALKRTYERFPMIGGRDSP, encoded by the coding sequence ATGACCCCTCGGAAACGCCTCGATCTGACCGTCTACGCACCAGCGCTCGTGGCCAATGACGGCCGCACACTCGCTGTCGTCCGTGGTATGGAACGGGCGCTGCCCGGCTTGCGCCTGGAGTGGAGAGTTACCGAGAAGCGACGGCTTGCCCTGTTGCCACAGCGCGACGAATGGCTCTCTGAGGCAGCGGCACGCGGGAAGTTCCCACTCGTATGCAATGGCGATAATCGTTTCCCGGTGAAGATTAGCGGGTTGACAACACCCGCAAGCCAAGCGCCGGGCGGCCAATCGTTGCTCGATGTCCATGCGAAGATGCCGCTAGACACGGCAGTTATCGCGGCTGCGGGGGAGATGCTGGAGCGCGTAGCGGAGGGCGCTTGCGCGTTCTGGGGACATGCGACGCCGGATGACGCTGCGCTGGACATCGCGTATCAGACAGCTCCCACGAGGGAAGGGCCGCCGTCCCCACGTCGGGGGCTGCCTGCCCTCAAGCTCCTCGAACAGATCCGCGCGCCAGAGATCCCCTATTTCCTTGGGTGGCTAAACTATTGGTCGGCAGCCGCCGCACGAGTCATCGGGTTCCCGGACCCGGCCCGCGACGCCGAGCTGCTCACGCGGGCGCGGCGCACGGCGGCGGGTGGATGGGTCGTGCAGCTCACCGATGCGCCGCTCGATTTCGACAACCCCGCCCACCTGGACGCGCTCAAGCGGACGTACGAGCGCTTCCCAATGATCGGCGGGCGCGACTCTCCGTGA
- a CDS encoding DUF6310 domain-containing protein, with protein sequence MRLQTCSVPLFLLLLSACATMDLSPGEVEAPSPRLANLQRAALYPWTDDGQCAVREASNEWPILAERCFHALDRDRVRFRDVTKRCAVAYADAATPAVVALCIFAAPEIVAGAVIVIGVVVVAAAIQEGSDAYQRNASRERAKPKAQTRPANEPLANQAPKPRGSSTGDIFPPPPETKPRSPSCDPIPVRHAGGDVPHNECADKFPPNRYPGMDVFVGGERFDALQVGVRVLWEIKTHRFNTYPDFIQDQEIEKEIEQLREERRAAQACGYDFVVGVSTQAHKDALLRVDRFLNVVVTGCKR encoded by the coding sequence ATGCGCCTGCAAACGTGCAGCGTCCCCCTGTTTCTACTTCTACTCTCGGCCTGCGCCACGATGGACCTGAGCCCGGGAGAGGTGGAGGCCCCGAGCCCGCGACTCGCCAATCTTCAGCGTGCGGCACTGTATCCCTGGACGGATGATGGACAGTGTGCGGTGCGAGAAGCATCCAACGAATGGCCTATCCTTGCGGAGCGGTGCTTTCACGCGCTCGATCGCGACAGAGTCAGGTTTCGGGATGTCACCAAAAGATGCGCTGTCGCCTACGCGGATGCAGCAACTCCCGCAGTCGTGGCTCTCTGTATCTTTGCAGCGCCCGAGATCGTCGCGGGTGCAGTGATTGTGATTGGCGTAGTGGTCGTGGCAGCCGCCATCCAAGAGGGGAGCGATGCATATCAACGGAACGCATCCCGCGAGCGCGCGAAGCCCAAGGCTCAAACGCGGCCCGCCAATGAACCGTTAGCGAACCAAGCGCCCAAGCCGAGGGGGTCGAGCACCGGAGACATCTTCCCCCCACCGCCAGAAACCAAGCCGCGCAGTCCGTCGTGCGATCCCATCCCGGTACGGCACGCGGGCGGAGATGTCCCGCATAACGAGTGCGCCGATAAGTTTCCGCCCAACCGTTATCCCGGCATGGACGTATTCGTGGGCGGCGAGCGCTTCGACGCTCTTCAAGTCGGCGTGCGCGTGCTGTGGGAGATCAAGACCCATCGCTTTAACACGTACCCTGACTTCATCCAAGATCAGGAGATTGAGAAAGAGATTGAGCAATTGCGCGAGGAGCGCCGGGCGGCGCAGGCCTGTGGCTATGACTTCGTTGTTGGCGTGAGCACCCAAGCACACAAAGACGCGCTGCTGCGCGTGGATCGATTCCTCAATGTCGTCGTCACAGGATGCAAACGATGA
- a CDS encoding RNA polymerase sigma factor — protein sequence MSKRDPQLFVIPPPAARAEERPDAELMLLASAGATEAFEVLVRRHLAGVQRFATRYLGDPTAGAEVAQEALLKVWHTRREFRPVRPFSVYLFTLVRNLCRNRYRDSQRQRQRLGLEGGGAAAHSPLEALLEAERYRRMMAALQELPPKLKEAVLLRFDQGLGYPEIARILGAPMSTVRSRVFLGIRQLRARTQEDGE from the coding sequence ATGTCCAAGCGAGATCCTCAGCTGTTCGTCATTCCTCCCCCGGCCGCGCGGGCGGAGGAGCGCCCGGATGCGGAGCTGATGCTCCTGGCCAGTGCGGGGGCCACCGAGGCCTTCGAGGTCCTCGTGAGGCGGCACCTGGCCGGGGTTCAGCGCTTCGCCACGCGCTACCTGGGAGACCCGACAGCGGGCGCCGAAGTGGCGCAGGAGGCGCTCCTCAAGGTCTGGCACACGCGCCGCGAGTTCCGGCCGGTGCGCCCCTTCTCCGTCTACCTCTTCACCCTCGTGCGGAACCTCTGCCGCAACCGGTACCGCGACAGCCAGCGGCAGCGGCAGCGGCTCGGGCTGGAGGGTGGGGGAGCCGCGGCGCACTCGCCGCTTGAGGCCCTGCTCGAGGCCGAGCGCTACCGCCGGATGATGGCGGCGCTGCAGGAGCTCCCGCCCAAGCTGAAGGAGGCGGTGCTGCTCCGCTTCGATCAGGGGCTCGGCTACCCGGAGATTGCCCGGATCCTCGGAGCCCCCATGAGCACCGTCCGCTCGCGGGTGTTCCTCGGCATCCGCCAACTGCGCGCGCGCACCCAGGAGGATGGCGAATGA